AATAGAAACTTTGGACTAATTCTTGCCAAATGACTTGCTTTATTGTATTTGCTGCTTGCGTTGCAAGTTCCTCGGCAGATTTTTTCTGGAAGGCTACGTCTTCTTCAGTAACAACTATTAACGCATTTCCGCGTGCCATTACAGCTTTCTTGTCGAGGTCAACCTTTATTTCGCGTAGCTGAGGTTCTGAGTCAAGCAATTGATTAACTCTTGCAGCTATCGCCTGAGCACGCTCTTCCGAGCTTAATCCTTCTGCTGTTGGTGCTGGTTCAAAAAGAACACGTTCACCGAGTTTTATTCGTGCTATTTGTTGCCCATCAACCGAAATTATTTCTGTTTCTGCTTTTACTGCTTTGGTTACATCCCTTCTGTTAATTGGCAAGCCGAGCGCCTCTATACGAGCTATTGTATTCTTAACGCGCATTCTTGACGGTGGGTGTGTACGAAGTATTCCTAGTTCTGGCTGCGACAAATTAGTGTAATCGCGTGCAAGACGTTCTAGAAAGGTAACCATGCCCACAGGGTTATAGTTGCTTTTTACTAAATAGTCAACAGCAGTCCGGTCAGCATCTTGTTCTGCTTTTTGCCCGTAACCGCTCATGCGCGCAATTTTTACCAATTGAGCCCCAATTAGAACGTTGCCGAGATCGGCTGCGTTCATTTTTGTCAGCATACCTGCAAGGAGCACCAGGGCTATGCGCCCGTCCAATCGGCTCTGCTCCTTTAGCAGATATGTCATGTGATGATGTGAGGCATGCGCAATCTCATGAGCTAAAACCGCTGCTAGTTCGTGGTCGGATTGCACATAATTAAGCAGGCCAGAATTTACATAGACAAAACCTCCGGGTAATGAGAATGCATTAATGTCGTCGTCCTCGATTACCTTGAATTTATATTCAAACTGGCAAATTTCGGAACTTCCGTAACTGGCGTCAACTCGTACGGAATTTGCAACTCTAGCTATTGCTTGGCCTATGATATTCACGCGCTCCGTTATTTGTGGATCTGTTATGAGCTTGTGTTCTTTTTCTACCTCAGCCGCGGCTTCACGGCCCATCCTAATTTCGCGTTTTGCAAGGTCTTCATCGCATAAGGCAATGGAGCCAGCCGCTGCTAGGAACATGAAAACAAGCATAACGACCCATAAGGGAGGCTGTATTATTAACTTGTGTGCTATGCGCTTCATGGCACCTTTTCCTCCTAGATTTTTCGGCATCCTCATTTTTTGCCGCTTTTTAACTCGTGGCTGGCTGAAAGTGTGAGCAAACCCGGCATCTTGTTTTGCTCTCACTCATGATGAACCACCTTTGAATTCTACCAACGATTATCAACGGCGAAACTGATTTGCCACGTCTATCGGAAGGTGCCCCTTTTACCTCCCTGTATGCGTCCGATACGCCTTGTTCAACGTTCTATAAGCTTCGCCTCCTGTAAATGAATCCCCAAAGTGCAGGAACGCCAATGCCAACCAATGCCAACACGCCTGCCGGCTCAGGAACTGCAATGCCGCCTCCCTCGGGACGAACCCAGAAGGTATTCACCATGTCATTGTCTTGGTAAGCCACGTGAAGTAGAAATCCCTGCGTTTCCGCATTAGGTGTAAATCCTATTGGAAACAAAGCTGCACCAATCAAAGCATTAATTTCTCCAGGCAGCACATAGTAGGACGGCGAGCCGGTAATATATCCAAATGCACCTTTGTTAGGTTCCCAGCCGCCATTGTAGTCCCAACCTGTACGCGTATAGCTAGTTTCGTAGCCAACCCAGTCGTCAGGGATCCCTTCTACTAGATTTCCGGCGTTGAGATATACAGCTAGGCCTTTTACGCCTATTAGCTCACCGAACCTAGGGTCAAACGCATTTGAATCAATGGTCAAGTAATAGCACCACAGGTTGTTTATATTGGAATATAAAACACTAATATAATCAACGGTGTCTGGGTGCGAGATATAGTCAGGCCATGGTTCTGCATTAATAGGAGCAAAGCCAATTAGCAGCCCGAAACAAAGTAAAACAAGTGTAACCATATACATCGGAAGCTTTTTCATCGCAATGCACCTTGCTTTCATTTATTTACTTTCTTTTGTTTTTGTGAATCATTGCACGAGTAGCATATAAAGCACTAACCGTTCCCAAACCAAGCACAACCAAACTAGTTGGCTCTGGCACAACAGGCGAACTACCTCCTCCTCCAGACAAAGCACCAATGGCGCCAGCACCGACCAATGCTGGAAGAATGAAGCTTGTGACTTTTGTCTCCGTAATTACCTGCGGAGGAATTGGTGGTGGTAATTCTGCCGGTGGTACATCTAAAACCTTAGTCTCTACAGGCACAGCTGTTACGGTTTCTGGTTGTGCTGGCTCAACTTGTGCGACTGGCTGGGATGCAACTGGCTGAGCAGCAGCTGGCGGTGGCTGAGACTTTTGCGCAACTGTCGGGCGCTTTGGCAACTGTTTGGTAAAAGGATTGCCACATCGCAAGTCCATTATTGGCTCGCCCTTCCAATTGATTAATACTCGTGTCCCAGCCTTAATCAGCCTTGCACGAGATGCAATCTTGCCATTCTTGCCAATGTAGAAGACAACATACCTGTGAGAATGGGTCAGATTTTTCGCAGAGGTGCATGTCTCTACATACTTTGCAAGCTCTTCTGGAGACATCCCGAAATGCTTGGAATAGCGGAGAGCCACAACCTTGTCTTGCTGAATCATGCGGCTTAGGTCCTGTGGGGTGTATGCTGGCTCTTTTAAGAAGGAGCCCGGCAGCATTTTGACCTTCGCTGAAAAGACGATGGTCGGAAGTGCTAGCAATAACCCACACAGGGATAACAACAGCCAACGTCGAAGTAGCATTACTTGTCACCCCCTTTTTAGCAAGATGTAGTTATAGGTACAAGCCAATTTGTTCTTATTGGCTTGTCGTTTGTGTCATATGCAATGCTTGCAAGTTTTAGGCCAAAAACCAGTTTTGACGCAAAAAAGTAAAGATTTTGGTATTTAAAGGATAAGATAGAGGGGTTTCAAGTGATTGCTAGCTAAATCAGCATTTATCCAGACGTTACTTTAAAACTAAGAGGATTGAAAAATCGAATAAAAAGGAAAGTTTTCAACTTCAACGTTTGCCATTATAGGAGGATTAGTAAAAAATTTAGGGTAACATTAAACCTGGTCTAAGATGAAAAATCAGAAAAACAACTTTTTTCTCTTTCCAAGAAGCACGCAGTGGGCAATCTGCTTAATGTGTATATGGCTTCTCCTCAATGTCCTTGACATAATTACTACCTACCAAGCTCTTTCAAAGGGGAATGTGAGAGAGCTTAACCCATTGATGAGCCTTATGATCGGCACTCCTCTTCTTCTCATTACTGCAAAAATGTTTTTGGCATATGCAGCGTTAAAAATTGTAGAAAAGATAGAGTCAAGAAATAGCCTTTTTGCTGTAGTATCGCTTCTAGTCTTAGATATCTATGTTGCCCTCGTATGTGCACATAATGCAATGGTATGGTTAAGTAACTAAGCGGCATTTGCCTTGTCAATTTGTTTTGCGAAGCCCGAAATTTCCAAAACCTTTGTGGCCAGCATTTAATTTGCAGGTATTGTCATTCGTATATGAGAAAACTATATCGGCATTTTTAACGTGAGGTTTTAAGAATGCGAAAGTTTCAGTTTGTCATTTTGCTTGTGTTTGCAGTTTTATGTATTTCATTTGCAGGTTGTGCTCCAAAAGAAAAAGGGAAAATCAAACTTGTCGTTTGGGGACTGCAAATGAGTGAGGAGTCAAAAGGTATTGAAGCCGCAGTAGCAGAATTTGAACGACGCCATCCAAACATTGATGTTAAGGTCCTATCGATGGGTGCAGGTGGCATGAATCCTCAAAAGCTAATGACTGCGATTGTTGGAAAGGTTCCGCCTGACGTAATCCACCAGGACCGTTTTACCATTGGTGATTGGGCTTCGCGAGATACTTTTATGCCCCTGGATGGGTTAATTAAAAGAGATTTGTGTCGTTGGGAAAGAAGTAAAAACAAAAAGGGTCAAATACCCCCAATTCGCCCAGAAGAGTTCTACAAAGCGTGTTGGGCGGAAGCAGTTTATAAGGGAAAAGTTTATGCCATCCCATTTAATACTGATGACCGAGCACTTTACTATAACCGCAAACTTTTTCGAGAGGTGGGGCTAGATCCCGACAGGCCTCCAAAAACATGGGATGAGCTATTGGTTTACGCTAAGAAGTTAACTAAGTATCGAAAGGACGGGGGTTTTGAACGTATAGGCTTTATACCAAACTTTGGTAACTCGTGGCTTTATTTGTATAGCTGGCAAAATGGGGGCGAGTTCATGAGCCCTGATGGTAGGAAGTGCACGATGAATAATCCTCGTTCCGTTGCTG
This Armatimonadota bacterium DNA region includes the following protein-coding sequences:
- a CDS encoding M48 family metalloprotease, translated to MKRIAHKLIIQPPLWVVMLVFMFLAAAGSIALCDEDLAKREIRMGREAAAEVEKEHKLITDPQITERVNIIGQAIARVANSVRVDASYGSSEICQFEYKFKVIEDDDINAFSLPGGFVYVNSGLLNYVQSDHELAAVLAHEIAHASHHHMTYLLKEQSRLDGRIALVLLAGMLTKMNAADLGNVLIGAQLVKIARMSGYGQKAEQDADRTAVDYLVKSNYNPVGMVTFLERLARDYTNLSQPELGILRTHPPSRMRVKNTIARIEALGLPINRRDVTKAVKAETEIISVDGQQIARIKLGERVLFEPAPTAEGLSSEERAQAIAARVNQLLDSEPQLREIKVDLDKKAVMARGNALIVVTEEDVAFQKKSAEELATQAANTIKQVIWQELVQSFY
- a CDS encoding DUF5658 family protein, with protein sequence MKNQKNNFFLFPRSTQWAICLMCIWLLLNVLDIITTYQALSKGNVRELNPLMSLMIGTPLLLITAKMFLAYAALKIVEKIESRNSLFAVVSLLVLDIYVALVCAHNAMVWLSN